Proteins from a genomic interval of Rubinisphaera italica:
- a CDS encoding PSD1 and planctomycete cytochrome C domain-containing protein → MRDPLSKFIYFFALLTACAGIQQELKAEEAISSEQSQFFENKIRPILVKECYSCHSVQQDEQEGGLTLDTREGIRSGGEQGPAVVPGNHSQSLLLKAIRYTDSKLRMPPDGKLSGEQIADIEKWIAMGAPDPRDGDGGVRVKYEIDLEEGRKFWAFQLPAAVELPQVRIQDWPRTEIDYFLLSKMESKGLDPVADSEPNMLARRLYFDLIGLPPAPEKLAQFEKEYAKDSQAAVESLVDELLQSQGFGERWGRHWLDVARYAESSGNASNFAFPHAWRYRDWVIEAFMNDMPYDQFVRAQLAGDLLPAKNETEQAENLIATGFLALGPKSLSERNRQQFQMDVVDEQIDTTFQAFQALTVACARCHDHRFDPIPQTDYYALAGIFRSTETCYGTIRSVQSNHPSPLLVLPVQANIPAGVLPLDAAQRGVLERQIELLTEQMAELSGGPDGNPRRIALQARLSQLRGELNSFDEQGNPKLRAMGVREGLRTDDCPLYIRGEIDQPGQIVKRGFPQVLTTSQPHIDGYDSGRLELAEWIASEENPLTARVMANRVWLHLMGRGLVSTVDNFGASGQRPSHPELLDYLAISFVENDWSVKQLIRSIVLSRAYQLSSRMDPENYRQDPDNVYVWRMPKRRLEAEAMRDTLLALGQNLDVDFPEGSLVAQQGEGNVSFRIRGDFAAGDVHRSVFLPIVRDEIPEILSIFDFPDPSLIIGERSSTTIPEQSLFLMNNEFVIRQAAGMASHLISEYSTESDRVNQAYRMCYSRLPEPSEMRNATLFLYVYGQANDEAATWAAFCQALFASAEFSLR, encoded by the coding sequence ATGCGTGATCCACTCTCCAAGTTCATTTACTTTTTCGCATTGCTGACGGCTTGTGCTGGAATTCAGCAGGAGTTGAAGGCGGAAGAAGCGATTAGTTCGGAACAGTCTCAGTTTTTTGAGAATAAAATCCGGCCAATACTCGTGAAAGAGTGCTATTCCTGCCATTCCGTTCAGCAAGACGAACAGGAAGGTGGCTTGACGCTCGATACGCGTGAAGGGATTCGCAGTGGTGGCGAGCAGGGGCCTGCTGTTGTGCCTGGAAATCATTCCCAAAGTTTGCTTCTTAAAGCGATTCGTTACACCGATTCCAAATTGAGGATGCCTCCAGACGGAAAACTTTCTGGAGAGCAGATTGCTGATATCGAAAAATGGATTGCGATGGGAGCTCCAGATCCGCGAGACGGAGATGGTGGAGTGAGAGTTAAATACGAAATCGATCTCGAAGAAGGTCGGAAGTTCTGGGCATTTCAGCTGCCCGCTGCCGTTGAGCTTCCTCAGGTGCGAATACAGGACTGGCCTCGGACGGAGATTGACTATTTTCTTCTGTCCAAAATGGAATCCAAAGGACTCGATCCTGTCGCCGACAGTGAACCGAATATGCTCGCCCGTCGACTTTATTTCGATCTGATCGGCCTGCCGCCTGCTCCTGAAAAACTGGCTCAATTTGAGAAGGAATATGCAAAAGATTCTCAGGCAGCCGTGGAATCTCTGGTAGATGAACTTCTCCAATCGCAGGGATTCGGCGAGCGCTGGGGGAGACACTGGCTCGATGTTGCTCGATATGCGGAGTCATCCGGAAATGCTTCCAACTTTGCCTTCCCGCATGCCTGGCGATATCGCGACTGGGTGATTGAAGCGTTCATGAATGATATGCCATATGACCAGTTTGTGCGGGCTCAACTGGCTGGCGATTTGCTACCTGCGAAAAACGAAACGGAACAGGCTGAAAATCTGATTGCGACTGGATTTCTGGCGCTCGGACCCAAGTCGCTCAGTGAACGGAACCGTCAGCAGTTCCAGATGGATGTCGTCGACGAACAGATCGATACAACCTTTCAGGCGTTTCAGGCATTAACTGTTGCTTGCGCTCGTTGTCACGATCATCGTTTTGATCCGATTCCGCAAACAGATTATTACGCACTGGCTGGGATCTTTCGCAGTACCGAAACCTGTTACGGAACAATCAGATCTGTACAGAGTAATCATCCCAGTCCGCTGCTTGTGCTTCCGGTCCAGGCGAATATTCCAGCTGGAGTCCTGCCACTGGATGCGGCTCAAAGAGGCGTACTGGAAAGACAGATTGAGCTGTTAACCGAGCAGATGGCTGAATTGAGCGGAGGACCGGACGGAAATCCCCGAAGAATTGCACTGCAGGCGCGACTGAGTCAGCTGCGTGGAGAACTGAATTCTTTTGACGAGCAGGGGAATCCCAAATTGCGAGCCATGGGAGTTCGAGAAGGTCTTAGAACGGACGACTGCCCTTTGTATATTCGAGGAGAAATTGATCAGCCGGGACAAATTGTTAAACGGGGTTTTCCTCAGGTGTTGACAACGAGTCAGCCCCACATTGACGGCTACGACAGTGGTCGGCTGGAACTGGCGGAATGGATCGCTTCCGAAGAGAATCCACTGACGGCTCGGGTGATGGCCAATCGAGTCTGGCTGCATTTAATGGGACGAGGCCTGGTTTCGACCGTCGATAACTTTGGAGCTTCCGGTCAACGCCCCAGTCATCCGGAGTTGCTGGATTATCTGGCAATCTCTTTTGTCGAAAACGATTGGTCGGTCAAACAACTGATTCGATCGATTGTGCTGAGCCGGGCTTATCAGCTTTCCTCACGAATGGATCCTGAGAATTACCGCCAGGATCCCGATAATGTCTATGTGTGGCGGATGCCGAAAAGACGACTTGAGGCTGAAGCAATGCGGGATACATTACTCGCATTAGGCCAGAACCTGGATGTCGATTTCCCGGAAGGTAGTCTGGTGGCTCAGCAGGGTGAGGGGAATGTCAGTTTCCGAATTCGAGGAGACTTCGCTGCTGGCGATGTGCATCGTTCGGTGTTCCTGCCGATCGTTCGCGATGAAATCCCGGAAATTCTTTCGATCTTCGATTTCCCTGATCCGAGCCTGATTATTGGCGAACGGTCTTCGACAACGATACCCGAACAGTCTCTGTTTTTGATGAACAACGAATTCGTCATACGCCAGGCTGCAGGAATGGCTTCGCATCTGATCTCAGAATATTCGACGGAAAGCGATCGAGTGAATCAGGCCTATCGCATGTGTTACTCACGTCTGCCTGAACCTTCTGAAATGAGGAACGCGACGCTTTTCTTGTATGTCTATGGTCAGGCCAATGATGAGGCTGCAACCTGGGCTGCGTTTTGTCAGGCCCTGTTTGCCAGTGCCGAGTTTTCGTTGCGGTAA